The Bacteroidetes bacterium SB0662_bin_6 sequence ATAGGACGCGATGTTGAACGGCAAACCCAGAAAACTGTCCACGCTCCGCTGGTAGAGTTGGCAGGATAACCGCCCCTGCGCCACGTAGAACTGGAAAAGCGCGTGACAGGGCGGCAGGGCCATCTGCTTCAGTTCGTCCACCTTCCAGGCGCTGACGATGTGGCGGCGGGAATCGGGATTCTCGCGCAGGCCGCGCAGCACTGTGTCAATCTGGTCGTGGATGCTTCCGTTGTCCCCTTCCCAGCGGCGCCACTGTTTCCCGTACACGGGACCGAGGTCCCCGTCCTCGTCAGCCCACTCGTCCCAGATCGTAACGCCGTGCTCGTTCAGGTAACGGATGTTCGTATCCCCGTTCAGAAACCAGAACAACTCGTGAAAAATACTGCGGAGGTGCAGTTTTTTGGTAGTCAGCAGGGGAAATCCTTCCGCCAGATCGAAGCGCATCTGGTACCCGAAAGTGCTGATCGTGCCCGTGCCCGTACGATCGTCCTTTCGAACGCCGTGATCCAGAATGTGCTGGAGATAATCGAGGTACTGGCGCATCGGGGAAGGATGGACCAGGTTGAAGGCTGGCTTTTGTATGCCGGGTGGGGTGCGGAATCCGGGCAACGAAAATCCGCAAGACATTCTCGTTTGCAGGCCCGATAACCCACCTGGTATCGCCCCGCGACACGGCATGAGCCCGGTCTGCAAGCCGTATTGAGAGGATATCGGGATCTGGTGTGGAAGTTATGAAATCCACCGCGCATTGGCGGCAATATTTATCCACAATCGTTCGATTTTTGTAGAATGCATACTCTTAAAAACAGCCATCGGAAACGACTGAGCAGGCATACCGGGGAACCGGTAACGAAGGCAGGTATTGACAAGGGAACCCTGAAAATCGCCTTGACGGAGAACGCCATGGATCCCAACCTGCATCAGAAACAGGCCATTAATCACCTGAACAAGGTGCTGGATTACGCCCCGTTCGTCGCCGAGGGAGATCAGGCGACGGTGCATCTGACCCCGGAAGACTGGCATGTGGTCGCCGATGCGCTGTTCAGGATGGATACGCCTGCGGAGATGATCCCGGACAGGATCAAAAAATACCGCATTACGAACGAGTACCGCACTATCCAGCTCGACACGGAGGATTATCTGATTGACGTGGAGATGATCTGATCGGGAACTTCACCGAAAATCCCGATACCGGTTCAACCCCTTTTTCCGTGTGGGCGCACATCGCCGAAATTGTTTGTGCAATAACGGATTTTAAAATTCCCCTAAAAACACTTCCGGCACAGCTTCCCGCACAAAGTTCGATCCACAGGCACTGCACCGGCTTCGGAAAACGGATATCCTCTCCAAAGAGGTCAGGAAACATTGCGGTAACATTTTTTTCCGAAAGAATCGACTTTATCCGTTTCCCGGCGTACCTTTTATATCAAGCCGCTTCCGAACCCGTACCGCATAGCGGCTATACGTTATTGCCCGAACAGCCCCGCAACGCCGCCAAGCACTGGCCCCGGTCTGCTTTTTGACGGTTTTGGTCCGTCGCATTGAACCTGCCGCCTCCTCCGGCGTTGCACGTTTTTTATGCTGTCTGATCCGCAACCGCAACTGGCCTTCCCCGAGCTGACGCTATCCTGGAGCGCGTCCATCGACTCGATTCGATCCCGCCCGTAATCAGGTTGCACCCTCCCCCGGAAATCCCTCGCAAAGACGCCTGCACCATGGGAGTCAAGACGCAGGAAAAAACTGTCCAGGAAATCCCTGAAGCCACTATTCTTTTCGCGGGCGACTCCGGCGATGGAATGCAGCTGACCGGCGGTCAGTTTACGCTGGCCAGTGCGTACGCCCGAAATGATCTGGCGACGCTGCCGGATTTCCCTGCGGAGATTCGCGCCCCGGCGGGCACGACCTACGGGGTCAGCGGTTTCCAACTGCACTTCGGGTCCGTAAACGTGCGTACGCCGGGCGACGAGGTGGATGTGCTGGTGGCTATGAACCCGGCGGCGCTCAAGGTGAGCGTGGACCGCGTACGCAAGGGCGGTACGCTGATCGTCAATGTGGACTCCTTCGGAAAGAGGGACCTCGATCTGGCGGGATACAGTCAGAATCCACTGGAGGACGACTCGCTGAAGGCGTTCCATGTGGTCCGGATTCCGCTGACGACCCTGACACACGAAACGCTGAGCGATACCGGCCTCGACAAAAAGACGATGGACCGGTGCAAGAATATGTTTGCGCTCGGCCTCGCCCTGTGGATGTATTCCATGCCGATCAAGCCGGCGCTCGAATGGCTGAACAAAAAATTCGCCCGCAAGCCAGAGATTCTGGAGGCAAACCAGCGGGTGCTGAAAAAAGGGAGCCACTACGGGGAAACGGTAGAGGAATTCGCGGTTCGCTATGAAGTGCGTCCGGCCAGACTCAAGTCAGGCAAGTACCGGGCGATCATCGGTACGGAAGCGCTGGCTTTGGGACTGATCGCGGCAAGCCGCAAGTGCGGTCTGCCCATTTTCTACGGATCGTATCCGATCACGCCCGCATCGGAAATTCTGCACGAACTGAGCCGCCACAAGAACTTCGGAGTGAAGACGTTCCAGGCCGAGGACGAAATTGCCGCGGCGGGCGCCGCGCTCGGCGCGAGTTTCGGAGGCAACCTCGGCATTACGGCGACGAGCGGGCCGGGTCTGGCGCTCAAGAGCGAAACGATCGCCTTGGCCGTCATGGCGGAATTGCCGCTGGTCATCGTGAACATGCAGCGGGGCGGCCCCTCCACCGGCCTCCCTACGAAAACCGAACAGGCCGATCTGTTGCAGGCCATCTTCGGACGCAACGGCGAAGCGCCCTTGCCGATCATCGCTCCGGGAACGCCGGGCGACTGTTTCTATGCCGCGTTCGAGGCATGCCGCATTGCCGTCAAATACATGACCCCGGTCATCCTTCTCTCGGACGGCTATCTGGGCACGGGCTCTGAACCCTGGCTTATTCCGAACGTGGACGATCTGGAGAATTTCGAGCCGTCTTTCGCCTCGGCGCCGAATAGGACCGTGGACGGCGAAGACGTTTTCCTGCCCTATGTGCGCGACAAGAAGACCCTGGCGCGCCCTTGGGCCAAACCGGGAACGGCGGGGCTCGAACACCGCCTCGGCGGGCTGGAAAAAGAGCATGAAACGGGCAATGTCTCGTACGAACCGGAGAACCACGAATTCATGGTGAAACTGCGCGCCGAAAAGGTGCAGCGCGTCGCGCAGGACATTCCACCGCTGGAGGTGTTCGGCGAACAGGAAGGGGATCTGCTGGTCGTCGGCTGGGGATCGACGCAGGGCGCGATCGAGACCGCCGTGGACGCCTGCGTAGCGCGCGGCCTCCGGGTCGGCGCAACGCATCTTCGGCACATTGTGCCGCTGCCGAACGATCTGGGCAAAATACTCAGCCGGTACGAGCATGTGCTGGCGCCTGAACTGAACAACGGCCAGTTGATCCGGCTGTTGCGCGATCAGTTCCTGCTGCCCATCGCCCCGCTCAAGAAAATCCAGGGGATGCCTTTCAAGGCGCGCGAGATCGAAGAAAAGATCTGCGACATCCTCGGACTATCCGCCGCATAAGACCGCACTACCGCAA is a genomic window containing:
- a CDS encoding 2-oxoacid:acceptor oxidoreductase subunit alpha; translation: MGVKTQEKTVQEIPEATILFAGDSGDGMQLTGGQFTLASAYARNDLATLPDFPAEIRAPAGTTYGVSGFQLHFGSVNVRTPGDEVDVLVAMNPAALKVSVDRVRKGGTLIVNVDSFGKRDLDLAGYSQNPLEDDSLKAFHVVRIPLTTLTHETLSDTGLDKKTMDRCKNMFALGLALWMYSMPIKPALEWLNKKFARKPEILEANQRVLKKGSHYGETVEEFAVRYEVRPARLKSGKYRAIIGTEALALGLIAASRKCGLPIFYGSYPITPASEILHELSRHKNFGVKTFQAEDEIAAAGAALGASFGGNLGITATSGPGLALKSETIALAVMAELPLVIVNMQRGGPSTGLPTKTEQADLLQAIFGRNGEAPLPIIAPGTPGDCFYAAFEACRIAVKYMTPVILLSDGYLGTGSEPWLIPNVDDLENFEPSFASAPNRTVDGEDVFLPYVRDKKTLARPWAKPGTAGLEHRLGGLEKEHETGNVSYEPENHEFMVKLRAEKVQRVAQDIPPLEVFGEQEGDLLVVGWGSTQGAIETAVDACVARGLRVGATHLRHIVPLPNDLGKILSRYEHVLAPELNNGQLIRLLRDQFLLPIAPLKKIQGMPFKAREIEEKICDILGLSAA
- a CDS encoding thymidylate synthase; translation: MRQYLDYLQHILDHGVRKDDRTGTGTISTFGYQMRFDLAEGFPLLTTKKLHLRSIFHELFWFLNGDTNIRYLNEHGVTIWDEWADEDGDLGPVYGKQWRRWEGDNGSIHDQIDTVLRGLRENPDSRRHIVSAWKVDELKQMALPPCHALFQFYVAQGRLSCQLYQRSVDSFLGLPFNIASYAILTHMFAEQCDLRPGEFIWTGGDCHIYLNHLNQVQEQLQREPGALPRLVIRRKPPSIYEYEYEDFEIVDYYPHAHIRAPIAV